GGAGGTGTATAAAGAAGAGGACATCGTCtcaataattattataatgataatgataataaactttatttgtatggCACCTTTCATACATaaaatgcagctcaaagtgcTGCACATCAGATTATAgtatataaaaaacatttaaacaaatcaattaaaaggtggaaaagaaaacacatacagtaaatagagaagattaaaagaaatcaaattaaGCTTTACAactttgcctctcattcacacacacagagctgccatgcaaggaGCTATCCTGGGAGATGGCTGGGtttagtgtcttgctcaagaCACATAGGCAGGAGGAGCCAGGGATTGAACCGCCAAACCCCTAGGATTAATGGACGACCTGCTCTACTTCCTGAGCCACCctttcaaaaataaagaattgaACCCTGTGGAACACCACATTTACATTCTGACCAATACTCCAATATACCTGCACTTTTTACGTACGCAGCGGTTAGCATTGTCATGCTGCCTGTACGTCCACAACTGAACACTTCAACTTCTCGAATATGCATGTCAAAAGGtcctttattttcttactgATGGAGTGAGGCCGAGGTTGCCCTCAAAGAACGATATATTGTTGAGCAGAAGGCCACAACATGGACTCACAGGAGAGGCGACCATTACTGGAAAATGAAACTGATGATCATCTCACTCCTGACAAACAGAGAAGACAGTGGGAGAGGaagctctgtgtctgtgtgtgtgtgtgtgtgtgtgtgtgtgtgtgtttttccaatGCCTGTGGCAATGTGTCACTCCCTTAGAGGATGATGAATATGTAgtgtatgtacaatatgtgcGTTTGTTTCTCTCCAGAAACTGTGGTCATGTGCCACTACTTTTGGAGATAGATGAGGATGTATAcgtgtatatgtgcatgtatgcaggtgtgcctgtgagtgtgtgtctcactcCTCCACTGACATGCCTGTGCAGTGGCTTATCATCAAAACCAGCCCAGTGACACTGGGAGCAGGACAATAGTCGAATTTTCCAATTAGCCAACAGGCTGGGGTGAGGTGAGCgtttcaacacaaaaaaaaagccactgaCACCGGTCCTTGTGTTTGCTCTGCCTCATTCAAAAGAGCAGTCACTTCCAAAGCTTTTGAAATTACCCCTGCAAATCCTGTAAATATACACCCGGGCTGTTTTTATAATAGGAGTTTGGAAATCTCAGGGCAGGGTGCGACATTGTGTaagacagaggaggaatgaATGGAGTGAGACAGTCAACCACAGACAGAGAACTTTACTATTGTGTAAAGCAGCAGTGACTTGGCTGTGGCCGGGCTCACTCCCCTGGCATGTAGGCACCGCTCTGCTGGCTTTGTTTCACACAGTCGTGTTGAAATACTCCCTCGCTGAGACTCCTCACAAACACCTTAATTAGCAAAAAATAGCGATCTGTCCTGCTATAGGCCTTGTTTGTCTATTTACgtcttatttatattttttggcatttagCTGATGCTCATTTTCAGGGCAGTTTAACATGTGTCAAAGAGATGGATGTCTGACATTGCCAACTTCACAAACAACCAGTAATTAAGAAGGCAACGCTCGGTGCCACAGCTTTGAGACAGAAGTTGCGACAAGTCCTCCTATGATAGAGGAGTGCTTGATGAAGATGTTGGAGAAGTAATTGTCCTCTTGACAGGCCACATAACTCATGTtccacactgtaaaatgtcaaagtgtAGCATAGTTCAGTTCTGTGTATGAACAGCAGATTCAGCACTGCACTCAGCTCTTTAATGATCCCACAGTGTACAGTAAACTGCGCGCTGAAACGAATAAAACCACCCTAAACCAGCCAACTCTGAGAAAGTACATTCATTAATACTTGTGCACACAACACTTGACAGATCAGACAATATCACAACTGTTCCAAGTGATCCTTTACGACAGGTTTTTCCAGTACTGATCAGCGATGGCAGCGCGACAAAGGGTTGATTGTTGAGCAAGCCGCCCCATTGGTCTTCTTCAGTAGCTTCGCAGGCACGACGTGATTCGTCGACTTGTGCTTGGATCTAAAAAAACGTGTTGTGGCTCAGCTCCTGCCCCGCCCCCCCTGATACATGCAGCGGTAGACAGTGGCGTGGTCCAACACCCACTACGTTTTTACTCTGAAAAATGATAGCTGACTGATGCATGACTCATGGCATTTCCTCTCCCGAAAATATACCAAGAACTGAAAAAAGGCCTGATTCTTGCATAACCTGAGCGGCAAAAAGTAATTTTTGCTCCACAGGCATGTGTACTGGTTTCCCTCAGTAACTCTCAAGTTATGCTGTGTGGAACAGGCTGGAAGGAGTGCTGTATCACACTGTATGGTGCAGTACAAACCTAAGCTTACCTCACCTGCAAGGTGGGGTCGACACGCCCAGAAGAGAATCAGGTCCGACCACATTCTCCGttctcacctctctctttttctcagtctgtctctcccttgTGTTTTTCTACCTTTATATCATCTTCAGATTGGGTCTCACATGCAATAATGGTTGAAGATGTATCAATgttgttgggggttttttttgtttttttttaaatctaaagtCAAATGGTAAAGGCTCTGGTATGAGCACATGCACCATCCTTGCATGCATGGAGGGAGTTGTCTGTCAGCTCGggtggctgtttgtgttggtgATGGATTTTTGGCCAGACGTAGTAGATCTAGTGTAGATTTAGGCGAGATTAGGCAACTATATTACAAATGTGAATGGCAGAATTTCAAAGGACTGACATTCTTTCCCATGGGGATCGGGGTGGGACACGTAGGACGATCAAGGCGTGGCGTCTGAAATTCAAACTGCTGAACATGAATGGATGGATACTCATTCATGTCATGTCTTAAGTGGTAAGACTCCATGGAGTTTGATAGTGTTGTCATGGAAATCAGTGATGTGCATAAGGCGCAGAAGTGTTACCATGGCAGAGAcatcatttagcatttagcaacaTTTCAGCGCTGACTATGTTTAGCATTCCAGCTTTCTGAGTCCCTCCGTCTACATATGTAAGAGGTTATTTTCCATGACaaccacattaaaacacagtattCTTTCAACAAAGGAGAAGTGCCTCGGTTTCACTCTTAAGGAAGATGTCACATGCATTCGTGCGTGTGCTCATGTAACCTCGTGACCCCACCAGAATGTAGCCACGCAAGTAGCCTTGCGATAAACTCAAGAGAGCTCTGTTGCTTTCAGGGCCACTGGACTGGCAGGTAAATTACTTATGAAGCCTGTTATTATCCTGCTGGCTCATACCTGAAGCTGAGGCAGCCTGACATCATACATGACCAGGTACTATGCTGAGCCTTTGACTCAGACTTCTGTTGGTGTATGGCCGTTTTTTTCACACTCACCAGAAGCAAACAAGTGACCTCAGTCTCCCAGCCCGCACCCAgagtatttctgtctgtctctatctgctTGCGGGTATCTTGACTTTCCGGCCTGACTTTTATTAGCATACTCATGCACACTCATATTCTCGCATTTACatctttgttattgtttttatttaatccGTCATTTAATCTGCTAGTCTCACTGAGGCCTGTGTAAAAGAATAAACATGtatacatgttttgtttctgtacaAAAATCCAATTTTGACCCGCAGTTTGCTTGCCAGGTGTTCCACATGGGTCTTAAAGGTGAGTCTGGTATGCAGCCAGATTCCCAAATATTTATAACACTCAACAATTTCGATTTGAGAACGGATAGGGACAGTAGGCCGGATACTCCGACGTGACCTTGAGAACAGCATACATTTTGTTCAGTCAGAATTTTAAACAAGCTATTATGTTTGACAAGAGACACCTGAAATGTATCACATATATTCCTCATTCTTCCGCTTCCTCTTGTTCTGGACACGTTTTGGGAAGTTCTAACTTCGTTTTCCTTTTAACAAGAAACGCCATCATACAAATGTCTAGCTCATTGAGGGAAAATGCGCTTCCAGTCAGATTTTTGTAAATATTCAGCTTTTTCTAATATTAttctcattcaaatgaatgaatgaaacgtTCTAATTCAGAAGATTTCGCCCATCTTTGTTAGACGTTAAATGACAtctcaactgctttcatctttTACTCTTCAAATAACACTTTAACTGTTTTCAGCACTTACATTCCAAATGACAATTTCATTTCTTGTTCTTTAACTGAGAGTCCACCTGCTTTCAGTGATGACACTTCAACTGACTTCATGCACTTCATTCAGTGCTTACACTTatactgacatttcaacttCCACTTTAACTACCATTTCGCCATCTTTCAGTAATTGTATTTCGATTGCCACTTCAACTGTTTCAGTATTTCAgctatttgaaatgtttcaacgGCAAGTTTTCAGCAGTGAGCACACGTACATTTGATTCAGAAAATTTGGCTTTTTCTAGTTTTTTAAGTATCTGAATTTCTGAAtactgaacaaaatgttttctgttatttatGGTTTCTGCTTAAGAGATGGCCCTTTACAAACTTTACAACAAACCACTTTGTAAAGCTCTAAAACCTAGTTAAAAGCTGTTTTCGTGTGTTTTCACGATGCTGTGTtgtgaattttaaaatgatctttCTATTCTGAACGTGTACAACATACAAAGCTTCTGGTATTTGAGCCTGATGTAAGACCCTACTCTTTGGCCTAGTTCTCTGAGGACAACagtatttatataaaaaaaaaaaaatcagtcctCCTCTCTTGCGGTGTCTCATACTATAAGGGGGACTTTTTGAATGTTTAGATATGGTTAGCGATGAGGCTCTGACATTTGCCCTCTGCCCACTGATGTCAGTGATTTAACCACCGTTTGGAATCAATGAGCTCTATGACTAACAAGCAAATGTTATTATGTGTCATTATGCTATTATGTGATGTTATATTTGTAGATCCAATCTTAAAAGATTCTCCCTCAAACTGAACTAATGCATATGATCTGCTCAAGAGGCAGATGACCTTGACTCATTGGAATCATTAGGACCATATCAATCACCCCCAGCTATGAAACAATGATGGTGAGttataatgttaatgttaatgaacTTGCAGCAGTGTGAAATGTctccaacaaccccccccccccccctccaaattcctctctcactgccttcatgtctctctctattttccTCCGTCTATTCtcattccctccctccctccctccctctctccctctctcaagcTATGACTTGCCCCCACCTCTTTCTCCCTCGCAACCAACAACATTCCTTCATCCTGAAACTCTTTCCTATGTAACAAAAGCGGGAAAAGATGGAGGGTGGTGACCAGGAAGAAACACTACACACTTTAAGTGCCcgtgtttgactgtttgtttatACATCTAACAGCAACGATGTGATTGTTATTAGGCCGGGATGCAGTCTGTCGCCATGGTAGCATGCGTAGAATCACTGTCAATAATGTCCAATGTTATGGGAGTTCCCCCCTCAGACATCAGTGAATCATCAGCTGCCCCCTCTGAGAAAATCACCACCATCAGCTAAGTGACAAAGACATGAGACACCgaacacaaaaggaaaaatctaTCGCCTGCCCACAAAAGTTGTTGAAATAGTGGCTGCTTTGagtctttgcatgtgtgtaaaataGACAGAAGGAACAAGAGGGAGGGACAGGGAGCAAAGAGTAGAgtaggaggagggaaaagaggcagagattATGTGATCAAGCAAGCCAGAGGCTTGTCTGGGGTGTGGACTTTAAAAAGAGGGCAGGGTAAAAGTGGGCAGACGGGTAGTTTTTAGTGTTTGTGCATTTAGACTCTGAGTCTGAAATTAGTATCCTTGAAAGCAGAAGGAATTAGGCTTGAAGAGACACACAGCCATCAAACAGTAAGTCAAAGattcttcttattcttcttttttaatcCCGCTGTATGTCTTACCTCTCTATAGCTGTTTCAGGTTGTTAAATCTGTGGTATTTTAACAGGAGTTTTGcttcagtattttctgtttttgtgtaagAAATGTAAACGATGAGGAACGGTGTAAagacaggtatgtgtgtgtacctccatCATACCTGTTCACCTTCACAGGAAACGTTGCTATTGGATTACAGTGACTCCTTCATTATAGGCCAGGTGAGGCTGCTTTCCAGATGTGCTCAGTCCTGGCAGCAGTTGTTGTGCTGAAGTTTGActgttacatttctttttaaaaaggcacaggACTACTTTCTTGCTTGCTTATTGGATTTTGAACATTCTCAAACCTAGCCTCAGCCATATGTATGCCATTTTGCGCAATGGAAAATATGCCGCATCCAGGCCAGATCTAAAAGccccagcagcaacagctgacaCGTCTTGTTTTCAGGCGAGATTTTGGAGGACATTTGATCAAAGTATTCAACAAGTGTGTTTTAAATTAAAGCATCCAACTGCGGAGCATTTGACTtcagttgttatttttttccaccCAGACGTTGCGCATTAAAGTTTAGTCATCTGTCTTTGAGCTCTTTGCGCTTCAGGCAgaaattatacaaatatttaaaaatcttTCACTCCATTGTAGCTGTTTGAAGCGGATGAAAGGTGGGAAATATTGGTAAAGATGCCTCAGGCCAgatcacgtgtgtgtgtgtgtcagcttgtctgtatttgtgagtggttgcgtgtgagagagagggaaactgGCGAGCATAcgagtatgagtgtgtgtgtgtgtgtgtgtgtgagtgtgtgtgtggacccaGCCCCTGACCGCTCCTTTACCATGGAGAGAACCAGCACATTCCAGATGAGCCTCTTCCTCTGTTCACACCCAGTGTAGCCTCCATGCAGCCACAGACAGTCACACGCAAGTAAGACAAATGATGGAAATCTCTGCGCTCTCAGGGCCGAGCCGCCTGTGGAGGGACCAGAGACGTAGAGTGATTGCAGTTACAGTGACGGGGTCTTAGGGACACCAGAGAAGagcactttttttaaattagggAGTACGTTATTTTGGGGCTATAGTGTGTGATAATGTGTAGTAATTTAAACCAGGGGGATGGGCCGCGGGCCAGCTAGGCGGGGGGATAGCAGGTATTCTCTACAGTTATTTTAAGGAGTGGCGGGTTTTCGAGACAAGCCCAAACTCATCTGCCCCGCACGAACTTCCCTCCTTAACGCTCTCTCTTTACCAACAGCGTCTGGTTGCCAAGGGATAAACTGATTTTGTTTACTGATCACTGCCTGCGCAAATAAACACCAGCACCTCTGCATTTGTCTCCTCTCTGATTCTTGACATTATCTCGCCGTCTGAATCTGCAGGCATCTCACTGGGAGTGCGTTAGCTGTAACTCAAAGTAATTAGAAGTTGTGAAGCCACGCCCTGAGTGGGTGCCAGGTTTTGGCTGTGCTTTTGCTGCTctgaatgagtgtgtttatgaaggggtgtgtgtgtgtgtgtgtgtgtgtgtgtgtgtgtgtgtgtgctggtagCTGTCATTAATAGCTGCCTTTCTGAAAGCAGGCAGGAAGTGTGGAGCCTTTGTTATAGGCCATGTTTGATTCTTTCATCTCATATTAGCTGCCAATCTGTtcggtgtgtgcatgtgtgtgtttttatgaggcTGAATATGAGTTAGCCCTCCAGTTATGTTCACTCTGCTTAATAAAGGGCGGAAAGTGGTGTAACAAGTTTTCTcttgtgcctctctctctctctctccagaacAGTCATCATGCTGATTCTCCTGGCTGCCATCTTTGCCCTCCACATCATAggcatcatcctcctcctggtGGCCACCATTGACAATGTAAGTGAGACTGGAATccagtgttgctgtgttttaattGCTGGAGATTGATTTCCACACGCTTGCACCAGCGCAGcgccatcacccccccccccaccaccacatgGACTCCTTACAGCCTCAAGGCATAATTGCCCCAGCATAATGCCTCACTTCCTCCCTAGTTTgagtgttaaaatgtgttttgtgcttcTCCGAACACACTGACAGACGGACGAGGGATTGGCTGCTCGCCTCTCCGTCATCACTCGAAGGCCTTCATTCCTTCTCTGTTCCTCTCAGGGccacatttttgacatttctgggTGACAGGTGGGTCGTCCACGGTGTCGTCACCCAGTGCCACtgagtgcatctgtgtgtgtgtgtgtgtgtgtgtgtgtgtgtgtgtgcatttaaacacacagtcagtcagtcagtcagatggtgaacacacacaggtacatgTGTGAGATTCTTGCCTGAGTTGTAGTGAGACTTGAGGAATGCGACGATGACAGGCGGATGTGCATTCCTCCCTCTGATTTCCCTGCAGCCCCCCACACCCCCGCCCCCCAATACATGTCAGAACACAGGGTGAACACACGCTCAGGCTCTGCAGCAATGTTAACCCACACTCCTGCTTTGAATTCTCCccattctttctctccccccctctctagtattgattcattcatttttcttcagcATGCGGGGAGGTTGTCCATCTTTATGCAACCGCTGTGCCAAAGATGTAACATGatttgaaatgtcttttcagGCCTGGTGGATGACTGACAACACCTCCACTGATGTGTGGGCCCGATGGATACAGCAAAATGGAGTGTGGAACTACACTGATCTTCCCTCAGGCTCACACTACCCACAAGGTAACACACACCGCCCAGGCTGCAAAGTGTTTCCTCCTCAAAGTCATACTTACTTCTCAATAAAAGTTGGTCTACAATGTTTCAGTACGACTTAGCATTCCTTGTACTGCCTTTATTCTAGATGAGTGTAACTCGGAACAGTGGCTCAAATAACTGCAGTGAATGAAAGCCCCcgaaaacatgaataaaattgaatattCATGCCTAAAATTCATTTATCAAGAGTTTAATGCTCAAAAACTCCGCCTATGTGCTTCATCAGagttgtgtgggtgtggtttgttCAGGTTTGATTGCCAGTAACCAAACAGCCCACcaactgtcatcacatttgGATTCAAACGTGACATCATCTCTTTGCTGCTGAGCcctgcccacttcaaaccagtgagaacagcacagagaaataaagacaatcCCTcgtgaaataaccaaaactgttccaCCTTTAGCAGGAGGCATTGTAGGATCCCATCGCTCAGAGCAAGAGtctgattgagaaaataggttttcaagACTTCCATCAAACGCGCCTTTCTATTGATACCTTGATATCTCAGGTCTTTTAGTCAGTATCTGGAACAATAACGTGGTGAGAGCTGTGTGACACGACATGAAATCCAAACCTTCAAGTGACACGTTTATCTAAATCAGCACACAGCGGGTTAGCAGTAATCCAAATTATTTTTTGTCGCATTGCAAATTAAGACAGCGGAGCTCAAAATTATGCTGCCATAGAAACAAAGACACCAAAGAGGTCAAGCTGACACTGAAAGTAATGACTTTATGTCCTGAACCGTATGTAAGGAGATGTGTAGCGATGAGTACAGTTTGGGTTGTACAGGAATAATAACTTTGGACCTTAAAACATAGAAAACCTACGGTAGTTGCTGTTTGCATTGCATGGCACCACAATCAGCATGTTTTAAAATCCTAAAACACTTTTTTCAAAAACTCTCTGCAACATGTTACCTGTTTCCTGGGTGTCAGAATGATGTTTAGCACACATTttggagaccccccccccccccccccccctccatcagACACACAGCCTCTTCATTGTGTTGCCCTCTCTCTGGCTCCCCCTGCAGATTACCTCCAAGCAGTGCAGGCCAGCTCAGTGCTCGCTTGTATATTCTCCATCCTGGGCATCTTCGTGTTTGTGGCGCAGCTCTTCACCCTCAGCAAAGGACAGAGGTTCACCATCTCTGGCATCTTTCAGCTCCTTGCCTGtgagtatcttttttttaatttatttgttccgtcttgtttgatttctttctctctttctctgtatctTCCCTACTGATGCCcatgtctccctccctccctccctccctctctctctccaggcctGTGCATCATGATCGCAGCCTCCATCTACACAGACCGCTTCCACCTCGATGAGGGCAGCTTGGGCTGGTACGGTCACTGCTACATCCTGGCGTGGATCGCCTTCGCTCTCACGTTCATCTCTTCCATCACTTACTTTGTGCTACGCAAGAAGACTGCGTGAGAAGGACACTAGCGCTAGCTCCAACCAGCCCGAAAACCCCTTTGGCTGGATCTACTCTTTCAGCTGAAATCTGGTTTTAGTCACAGATGGGTTTAGTGCTTGTATTTGCCTGTTTTGGACATCAGATTCGAGCTGCTAGTGTATATTCAGTCACAGATATAGCAGACCTGTGGATCCTCTCAAATGCACACCAGTGTTTAATTGAGCCTGCTGTCAGATAGTCGGGGGTTTCACTCTTTGTGGAGCGTTTCGGATGTTTCGTCAGTAAAAGGCAAGCTCAATCAAACACAGCTGCATTTGAGTGTATTTTTCAACCCAGAATTTGGGCTGGATTTCTTGAGGGCATCTAATGCAAATAAGATGCTGTGATAAATTAAGATCTATCAATATTTCTGGCTTATAACAGCAGGTTGGAGAGTCAAATCTGTGGTCGTTTTTTTTGGtaatgtacatttatatatgGATGTAAGTGTTGGATAAAAAGGGGCGACTTtatgattttagtttttttttgttattttattgttagTTCATCGATTGTTGTTTCGTATATCTGCTCTGGTCTTACTTTGTATAATGTGCCACTAATTAAACAGAGTGTAACTACAGTACTACGAGTAGTACTTGGCGAAGCTGTGCCGATCTGAAGTCTCAAAAGTCTTAAAAAATCCATTGATATGTCACCTGTTGTAGATTTGTGATCTCAGGATAAGACTGTGcaattatataaatgtaaaatcaatAATATAATGCAGTTCTTTTCAGGGAAGACGACGAACCGGTTTAAGTGTAGAAGTACAATGCCTAATCATACCTGTACTCAGCCTGCCCAGAGACTCTTACACTACATTATTGTGCTGACAGTTAATATAAagcttttcttctttaaataaGTCAGAGTAATGAACCCCAAAGTATTTGAGACTTAAAATAATTTCCTGTTCGTCCcattttaaatgcatcaaacacaacaatatTTCCAGTTACACTCATCTAATATGTACGAAACTGAAACCACTTTAGATGAATAAACTATTCAAACGTCTGACTGTAAATCCAACCGGTAACATATCACACCGTCACGACCTTACACCTTCAGTCTGTGTTTCCACCCGGTGTGACAGAAAAGGCCTCCACCCTCAAAGCGTGAGATTtagtgtgtaaatatgttttgtttcccATAATGCTCTGCGTGTctaatgctgttttatttttgctacTGTTATTTCTCAGTATGGATGACGATGATTTTTACAATATTAAAACTTGATTTTCAACCAgttttttgaaacttttttgtttcttctccgTTTGTCGTGATTAAGAGTAAAGAGTTGGTTTGATTCTGTTCCATTGGCTACTTTGTGAGAatgatttcttttctatttGCGGCTTGCAGACAAAAAGCAGTGTAATGTTTCAAACAGCCACCAGTCTGCTGATCAGATTGTGATAAAACAAGATATCTAATATTTAAACTATGACATTTTTTCTATATACACAAATAAGATTGCTAAATAATACAGCACATGAAGCATTTCTGTACTATGTCCAGTTTACAAAACAATGGTTCTCATCCACAGGTGTCCTCTGCATTTATACTTTCCTCCTTTACTAGAGCTGAGTGATCATGATCACGGCTGAAGACCATAACCAACATTAAACCGAGACAGGCACAGGTCCTCTGGTCGTAGAAAGACTCCAGTCTGGACATACACAGGACTTCAAAGTGGGCTGTAGTCCTCCTCCGGCTCGTAGTGGTTCTCCTGGTGTCGTGGCAGGGTCATGTGGACGGAGGCGGACGGCGTGGGcgagggagacggagaggggagggagaggcgGTGGAACGGGGATGCGGGCGCAGGgcgggaggggggaggagggaaggagtcagAGTGTGGGAGAGGCAAGGAGTGGGAGTGCGTCAGCCTCGGGGAGGAGGCCGGCGACGTTGCCGACGGGGGCTCGTAGTAGGGAGACAGGTGGGAGATCCGGGGGGGAGACGGGGGACAGGCCAGGGTGATGGCAGGGTTTGCAGCGGTGTAATAAGGAGCCGGCGGCAGGAGGAAGTTAAAGCTCCAGGGGTTGAGGCCGGAGTTGCGTCTGGGTCCCACCATCAGGACCTTCTTGGTGTAGTTGTTCAGAGTGGAGACGCCGGCTGACATGCAGACAGTGAAGGCGAGCCAGGCCACactgatggagacagagagacttcACTGTGGACCAAAACGATGTGGTACCAGTTCCACGTATTGATACTGTTTATGGAGTTCGCCTGATCTGAATATGAGAGTTAACTTCTATATCAGACAAGGATGGACCACGTTCAAATGGGCCCCCCTTCTCCGCTcaaacatgttcaaacacaaagaggacCTTAAGCGTGTGAGGTGAAAAAGCTTGGACTGGCTTGATCTTTAGCTCAAGTTCGGCATGCAGGATTCCTTATTCATAGAAAATTGGGATTTTAAATATGATTCTACAAAGAATTGGGTTGAGGACAGCATGGCCAAATAGgagaacacccccccccccccaaagcgGGACACATCTCCCAGCTGACTGGGAGCGCGAATCCCACACAACCAAAACCCTCGGCACACTGAGAGGGAACAGCTAAGTTGACTGAGGACCTCAGTATGCCGGGACCCTCAATGCAGTTTCAGTCAGTTTCAATCAGGTTTCAGTGTAAAGTATGTTCAAGGAACTCACTAGAACGCCCAGGAGTAGCCATAGCTGTGAGGCTTGAAGTCCTCTGGTCCCATTGAGGCAGTGGTCTGAAACACCTGCATGAACATCATGTGACCCACCATCCCAAGCAGACCTGTGAAGACAGAGTACACATACTGGCAACACTGGTCATCCTTTGCTGTCTGATTCAAATATCTATCCAAAAAGAGCATCCGCA
The sequence above is a segment of the Enoplosus armatus isolate fEnoArm2 chromosome 17, fEnoArm2.hap1, whole genome shotgun sequence genome. Coding sequences within it:
- the LOC139299819 gene encoding epithelial membrane protein 2-like, coding for MLILLAAIFALHIIGIILLLVATIDNAWWMTDNTSTDVWARWIQQNGVWNYTDLPSGSHYPQDYLQAVQASSVLACIFSILGIFVFVAQLFTLSKGQRFTISGIFQLLACLCIMIAASIYTDRFHLDEGSLGWYGHCYILAWIAFALTFISSITYFVLRKKTA
- the LOC139299914 gene encoding germ cell-specific gene 1-like protein, producing MAFLQQMRSPRLSFIQTVVSLFLGGMALMSSYWCVGKQKVPKPLCSATKQSNCIPVPGVSNSSNIQFSWETGDDRFVFPTFHTGLFITCEENIYVDAWEEKCRGFHTLTPGSEKAMMWLSLSLEIMYVGLLLISCTLLSVQLCIRAWFPSTQRWGQLLNAFAAVFTVLAGLLGMVGHMMFMQVFQTTASMGPEDFKPHSYGYSWAFYVAWLAFTVCMSAGVSTLNNYTKKVLMVGPRRNSGLNPWSFNFLLPPAPYYTAANPAITLACPPSPPRISHLSPYYEPPSATSPASSPRLTHSHSLPLPHSDSFPPPPSRPAPASPFHRLSLPSPSPSPTPSASVHMTLPRHQENHYEPEEDYSPL